Below is a window of Leptotrichia sp. oral taxon 215 str. W9775 DNA.
CAGAGTAAATGTCAGGAAGAAATAAATTACACTTGTGATAATAAATACTTCATAGTATCTCAAATAGGTTCCTGCTATTGCATTTGAAGTATAGAACAGTTCAGTAACACTTATTACATTCAATACTGAAGTATCCTTTATGTTTATAATAAATTCATTTCCTATTGAGGGAAGTATGACTCTGAACATCTGAGGAAAAATTATACTGCTCATCATTTGGAAGTGAGTCATTCCAAGAGCTTCCGCCGCCTCAAACTGTCCCTTATCAATAGAATCTATTCCTCCTCTTATAATTTCACACATATATGCTCCTGTATTAATGGAAACTATAAACAGTGCTGCTCCCATAGGAGAAAACTTTAAAATATCAGCTAGTCCATAGTATATTACCATTGACTGAACTATCATTGGCGTTCCCCTAAATACTGCAACATAAACTGAGAAAATAGTATTTGCAATTTTAAGTATTATTTTTTTCAGTTTAGGAGTTCTTTCATCAGTATGTATATTTTTTACTAATGTGACTCCCAGACCTATTATAAATCCTACTACTGTTCCTATAAGAGAGATGAATAAAGTATTCCATGTACCTGTCAGAAATCTTCTCCAGTTATTTTTCACAAAAAATGCAACCCATGCAAAAAATGTCTTTTCTCCATTTTCTCCAACTTCATCAGTTTTAGGCTGATTTTTTATTGCAGAGTTCATTATTTCCGTTCTCTGCTCAGGAGTAATTTCATCCAGTATTTTATCTATTTTCCCTATTAGCTCTTCATCACCTTTTTTTACTCCTATGGCAATATCAAGCTCTGATTTTTCATATGTAAAGCCATTTTCTCCTTCAAAACTTATAAATTCAAGTTCAGGATTTGAATTTACTGCCGCCATCGCCCCAGGTCTTTCAGAAACATATCCGTCTATTTTACCTGAACTTAACGCCACCACCATTGAAGGAAAATTTTTCATTGCCTCCTGTTTAGCAACTCCCTTCATCTGATCTATAACATTGTAGTGAAGAGTACTTTGCTGTCCTGTTATTTTTGCACCTTTAAAGTCATTTATAGACTTTGCATTGGCATATTTACCGTTTTTTCTCACTACAACTACAAGGTCTGATTCATAGTAAGGTTTTGTAAATGAAAGGCTCTGCTTTCTTTCAGGAGTAGGTGACATTCCTGCTATTACTATATCTACCTTTCCTGCAGACAGTGCAGGCCCAAGCAGTGCATCCCACTCTGATTTTACTATGACAAGCTTTTTATTAAGTCCCTTTGCTATCAATTTTGCTATTTCAACGTCATAACCGTTACAGTAACCGTTATCAATCTTCACTGCACCATTTTTATCATTATCCTGAAACCAGTTAAATGGTGCATATCCACACTCCATACCTACTTTCAGTTCATCGTTTGCCGCATACCCCGATACAAACATCATTAAAAACATGACCAGTAAAGCTATTCTACTTTTCATCTTTTCTATTTTTTTCAAATTATATAACTCCTTTTTTTATTAAAGTTTCAGCTATCTGAATAGTATTTGTAGCCGCACCTTTTCTTATATTATCTGCTACAACCCATAAGTTAAGTCCATTGTCTACTGACTCATCTCTTCTTATTCTTCCAACATAAACTTCATCAGTATCTTCTGCTACTATAGGCATAGGATACACATTTTTTGAAACATCATCCTGTACGATAACTCCTTCTTTTTCTTCAAATGCTTTAAATACATCTTTTAATTCAAAAGGTTTTTCCAATTCAACGTTTACTGATACTGCATGTCCCATTTTTACAGGTACTCTTACACATGTAGCAGTTACTCTAAGATCTGGTAATCCAAGTATTTTTCTTGTTTCTTCAACCATTTTTATTTCTTCTTTTGTATATCCATTATCTAAAAATACAT
It encodes the following:
- a CDS encoding ABC transporter substrate-binding protein/permease; protein product: MKKIEKMKSRIALLVMFLMMFVSGYAANDELKVGMECGYAPFNWFQDNDKNGAVKIDNGYCNGYDVEIAKLIAKGLNKKLVIVKSEWDALLGPALSAGKVDIVIAGMSPTPERKQSLSFTKPYYESDLVVVVRKNGKYANAKSINDFKGAKITGQQSTLHYNVIDQMKGVAKQEAMKNFPSMVVALSSGKIDGYVSERPGAMAAVNSNPELEFISFEGENGFTYEKSELDIAIGVKKGDEELIGKIDKILDEITPEQRTEIMNSAIKNQPKTDEVGENGEKTFFAWVAFFVKNNWRRFLTGTWNTLFISLIGTVVGFIIGLGVTLVKNIHTDERTPKLKKIILKIANTIFSVYVAVFRGTPMIVQSMVIYYGLADILKFSPMGAALFIVSINTGAYMCEIIRGGIDSIDKGQFEAAEALGMTHFQMMSSIIFPQMFRVILPSIGNEFIINIKDTSVLNVISVTELFYTSNAIAGTYLRYYEVFIITSVIYFFLTFTLTAILKYIEKKIDGPQNFEFLEEVAEENSQNVEISGGNA